In one Brassica oleracea var. oleracea cultivar TO1000 chromosome C9, BOL, whole genome shotgun sequence genomic region, the following are encoded:
- the LOC106312917 gene encoding probable tyrosine-protein phosphatase At1g05000, which produces MGLLIEDDNDGGEVLIPPANFSMVEDGVYRSGFPQLENFGFLSTLNLKSIIYLCAEPYPEENLKSLQSNNIKLFQFGIQGKTDPPTPMPKDTVLSALRVLVDVRNHPILIHCKQGKHRTGCLVGCLRKVQNWCLSSVLEEYQNCAGLKWRQRDLAFIEEFDVHGLRQCLYSIIYQYNGYGLKRRKLLYQEENLVVQEQHKPQATKGW; this is translated from the exons ATGGGTTTATTAATCGAGGATGATAACGACGGCGGCGAGGTTTTGATTCCGCCGGCGAATTTCTCGATGGTGGAAGACGGAGTTTATCGATCTGGGTTTCCTCAGCTCGAGAATTTCGGTTTCTTATCGACCCTCAATCTTAAATCCATCAT TTATCTGTGTGCTGAACCATACCCTGAGGAGAATCTCAAGTCTCTTCAATCCAACAACATCAAGCTTTTCCAGTTCGGTATCCAAGGCAAAACG GATCCTCCAACTCCTATGCCAAAGGATACAGTCTTGAGTGCTCTTAGAGTACTTGTTG ATGTTAGAAACCATCCAATTCTCATCCACTGTAAGCAAGGAAAG CATAGGACGGGTTGCCTTGTGGGATGCTTGAGGAAAGTGCAGAACTGGTGCTTATCATCTGTTCTCGAGGAATACCAGAACTGTGCCGGTTTGAAATGGAGACAAAGAGATTTAGCGTTCATAGAGGAGTTCGATGTGCACGGGTTAAGGCAATGTCTGTACAGCATAATCTACCAGTACAATGGTTATGGTCTGAAGAGGAGAAAGTTGCTGTATCAGGAAGAGAATCTTGTTGTTCAAGAACAGCATAAACCTCAAGCCACCAAAGGGTGGTGA
- the LOC106315421 gene encoding uncharacterized protein LOC106315421, with protein sequence MGLFSNKISREEVKPGDHIYSWRTAYVYAHHGIYVGDNKVIHFTRGGGRQTETGTFLDKLVVSSSPNYPQCLVCKDHSSFNGDKVITSCLDCFLAGGNLYLFKYNVSRSSFLAKPRGGTCTLAPSDPPEDVLVRANFQLHMDGWFGDYDVTENNCEDFAIYCKTGLLVCKKNRFGTSGQVNAAAAASLALALHACGLTMLGVGVYCYGRVASDVSRNGDVIKVPAKKLVSILESDRTSPREGWLSIAGPKFRGE encoded by the exons ATGGGATTGTTCTCAAACAAAATCTCCAGAGAAGAAGTGAAGCCTGGAGATCACATCTACTCATGGCGTACTGCCTACGTCTACGCTCACCACG GAATCTACGTAGGCGATAACAAAGTCATACATTTCACTCGTGGAGGTGGTCGACAAACTGAAACCGGGACCTTTTTGGACAAGTTGGTCGTTAGTTCATCTCCTAATTATCCTCAGTGTCTGGTCTGCAAAGATCATTCCAGCTTCAACGGTGACAAGGTCATTACCTCTTGTCTTGATTGCTTTCTTGCTGGAGGAAATCTCTACCTCTTTAAATACAATGTTTCTAGGTCTTCCTTTCTTGCCAAACCTAGAGGTGGTACTTGCACATTAGCACCTTCAGATCCTCCTGAGGATGTTCTTGTCCGTGCAAATTTCCAATTACATATGGATGGGTGGTTTGGTGATTATGACGTCACAGAAAACAATTGTGAAGATTTTGCTATCTACTGTAAAACTGGTTTACTGGTCTGCAAGAAGAATAGATTTGGAACCAGTGGTCAAGTCAATGCCGCTGCTGCAGCTTCGCTTGCTTTAGCCTTGCATGCCTGTGGGTTAACTATGCTCGGAGTTGGTGTGTACTGTTACGGTCGCGTTGCTAGTGACGTAAGTAGGAATGGTGATGTTATCAAGGTCCCTGCGAAGAAGCTCGTTTCCATATTGGAATCGGATCGTACTTCACCAAGAGAAGGCTGGTTGAGCATTGCCGGTCCCAAGTTTAGGGGTGAATGA
- the LOC106317601 gene encoding truncated FRIGIDA-like protein 1 translates to MTETEQIAAAINQIEEKKQNLKKAFDDLQSHRSLLSSSFSLSWSDIDSHFSSLQSSLSNRFRLLQSQPPSPNASPRIETADDPESPVVTRPELRALCEKMDSIGLSKFLADHWDDDAMPNQELSAAFRYSPDPATMVLDAIVGGSSKGKSVDVRRVFVLLMEALIDVNDDVKIGVDTKDKAKKVANDWKTKIGNKPFEALLFLHLVAAFKLGSEFNSEELSRYVAMIAKYKQATLLCNKIGLDKERVGEIITKLLSIGKPILAVRFMYECGRSDGFEPVSVLKGYVKESREAAERVCKEDKYSLKSQNVATDKEVSALKAVIKIIKDRNLEAEFSEERVEERVEELERQKAQRKRNVEPPQLKPKGRKRPRDRSGNTQVHRQEAGGVMVEPSHHHGLQLNHFGVVNPARGGILGLYNSAAPPQAVYYGQQAGFVMPPFHPSYYSQ, encoded by the coding sequence ATGACGGAGACTGAACAAATCGCCGCCGCGATTAATCAAATCGAAGAGAAGAAGCAAAATCTGAAGAAAGCCTTCGACGATCTCCAATCACACCGCTCTCTCCTCTCATCTTCTTTCTCTCTCTCCTGGTCTGACATCGACTCCCACTTCTCCTCTCTCCAATCCTCCCTCTCTAACCGTTTCCGCCTCCTCCAATCCCAACCTCCTTCACCGAACGCTTCCCCGAGAATCGAAACCGCCGATGATCCAGAGTCACCGGTGGTTACTCGCCCCGAGTTGAGAGCCTTATGCGAGAAAATGGACTCGATCGGTCTAAGCAAGTTTCTGGCTGATCATTGGGATGACGACGCGATGCCTAACCAAGAGCTCTCCGCAGCGTTTCGTTACTCGCCAGATCCGGCGACGATGGTGCTCGACGCAATCGTTGGTGGCTCGAGCAAGGGTAAATCGGTTGATGTAAGGAGAGTTTTCGTTTTGCTGATGGAAGCTTTGATTGACGTTAACGATGATGTGAAGATCGGAGTCGATACGAAAGATAAGGCCAAGAAGGTTGCTAACGATTGGAAGACGAAGATAGGTAACAAACCTTTCGAGGCGTTACTGTTTCTTCACTTAGTCGCAGCGTTTAAGTTAGGATCCGAGTTCAACTCTGAGGAGCTGTCACGTTACGTGGCAATGATTGCAAAGTACAAGCAAGCGACTTTGTTGTGTAACAAGATCGGTTTAGATAAAGAAAGAGTCGGAGAGATCATCACGAAGCTTTTGAGTATTGGGAAACCGATCTTGGCGGTGAGGTTCATGTACGAGTGCGGGAGGAGTGACGGGTTTGAGCCAGTCTCTGTGTTGAAAGGTTACGTTAAGGAGTCGAGAGAAGCTGCTGAGAGAGTTTGTAAGGAGGATAAGTACTCTCTCAAGTCGCAGAACGTAGCTACTGATAAAGAAGTTAGTGCGTTGAAAGCAGTGATCAAGATCATCAAAGATCGGAATCTTGAGGCCGAGTTCTCTGAGGAGAGGGTTGAGGAGCGTGTGGAGGAGCTGGAGAGACAGAAGGCGCAGAGGAAACGCAACGTGGAGCCGCCACAGCTGAAGCCGAAGGGGAGAAAGCGGCCTCGAGATCGCAGTGGTAATACACAAGTTCATAGACAAGAAGCTGGTGGTGTTATGGTTGAACCTAGTCATCATCATGGCTTACAGTTGAACCATTTTGGTGTTGTGAACCCAGCACGTGGTGGTATTCTTGGTCTCTATAACTCAGCCGCACCTCCTCAAGCTGTTTACTATGGTCAGCAAGCTGGATTTGTAATGCCGCCATTCCACCCATCTTACTATTCTCAGTAG
- the LOC106312919 gene encoding uncharacterized protein LOC106312919, translated as MTGKAKPKKHTAKELQAKADAALTNRGGGRAGLADRTGKEKGGHAKYECPHCKITAPDLKTMQIHHESKHPKLPYEEPKNLHEALAAPESSKPKPGIRGSLKK; from the coding sequence ATGACAGGCAAAGCGAAGCCGAAGAAGCACACGGCGAAGGAGCTCCAGGCGAAGGCCGACGCAGCGTTGACCAATAGAGGAGGAGGAAGGGCGGGGCTCGCCGACAGGACGGGGAAGGAGAAAGGAGGCCACGCCAAGTACGAGTGTCCTCACTGCAAGATCACGGCGCCGGATCTGAAGACGATGCAGATCCATCACGAGTCGAAGCATCCTAAGCTGCCTTACGAGGAGCCGAAGAATCTCCACGAGGCTCTGGCTGCTCCCGAATCGTCCAAACCTAAACCTGGAATCAGAGGAAGCCTCAAGAAGTGA
- the LOC106317603 gene encoding uncharacterized protein LOC106317603 gives MGLFSNKISRDELKAGDHIYSWRSYIYSHHGIYVGDGKVIHFTRRGGLEIGTGTYLDNIIQISVPRHGDNPCPNCGDQSILDGVISSCLDCFLAGGSLYLFQYDVSKAILVAKQRGGTCTTAPSDPPEEVVHRAKCLLWSNGFGEYHLLDNNCEDFAIHCKTGLLVFSVTKSGSSSQVNAVCAAGGVASLALRYLGVGRTAGQAASLAVSPATVVSAATRAVTMTLGLVTTGFAAVAVAGYSNYCIGRVAYDVGVRKDVRKVPVEELATLMAVRNILDNTNSDKNK, from the exons ATGGGATTGTTCTCCAACAAGATCTCCAGAGATGAGCTCAAAGCCGGAGATCACATCTATTCATGGCGATCTTACATCTACTCCCATCACG GAATCTATGTAGGCGACGGTAAAGTCATTCACTTTACTCGTCGAGGTGGTCTTGAGATCGGAACCGGTACTTATCTGGACAACATCATCCAGATCTCAGTTCCTCGTCACGGAGACAACCCTTGTCCTAATTGCGGAGATCAATCGATTCTCGACGGCGTAATCTCTTCTTGTCTTGACTGCTTTCTCGCCGGGGGAAGCCTCTACCTCTTCCAGTACGATGTCTCCAAGGCTATCCTTGTGGCCAAACAGCGAGGCGGTACCTGCACTACAGCACCTTCAGATCCTCCTGAAGAAGTCGTTCACCGCGCTAAGTGCCTTTTATGGAGTAATGGGTTTGGTGAGTACCATCTCTTGGACAACAACTGTGAGGATTTTGCTATCCATTGCAAGACTGGTCTGCTTGTTTTTTCGGTCACCAAGTCTGGGAGCAGCAGCCAAGTCAACGCGGTGTGTGCAGCAGGTGGTGTTGCTTCTTTGGCACTCAGGTATTTAGGGGTGGGAAGGACTGCTGGTCAAGCGGCTTCGTTGGCGGTGTCTCCAGCTACGGTGGTTTCTGCTGCAACCAGGGCTGTTACGATGACGCTTGGACTTGTGACTACTGGTTTTGCAGCCGTGGCTGTGGCGGGATACAGTAATTACTGTATCGGTCGTGTGGCTTACGACGTTGGTGTGAGAAAGGATGTTCGCAAAGTCCCTGTGGAAGAGCTTGCTACACTTATGGCAGTTCGCAATATATTGGACAATACCAACAGCGACAAAAACAAGTAG
- the LOC106312918 gene encoding uncharacterized protein LOC106312918, with translation MLPRSCRVLKGNSYVEVERRRTLLLSLGYFLLIELVIQLPHLRVVRIFQMNDESVKVTKEEAEYVLIDLDDVARHIDIPSEAPYILSGLDTLNPVLTIDGKIKLVGKYLETIGTCLAFSDKEVAAADNQTPHKTVEPVAKLHKILKFRLALDNVDGENTRSTSS, from the exons ATGCTGCCGCGTTCTTGTCGTGTGTTAAAGGGCAATTCTTATGTAGAAGTGGAAAGACGCAGGACACTTCTTCTGTCACTTGGCTACTTCCTCTTAATCGAGCTTGTAATTCAATTACCTCACTTAAGAGTAGTACGTATTTTCCAGATGAATGATGAATCAGTGAAGGTCACTAAAGAAGAAGCCGAGTATGTTCTGATTGATCTAGACGATGTTGCGAGGCACATTGACATCCCATCAGAAGCTCCATATATTTTATCA GGTTTGGATACTTTGAATCCGGTTTTGACCATTGATGGCAAAATCAAGCTT GTTGGAAAATACTTGGAGACAATTGGTACATGTCTTGCTTTCTCTGATAAGG AAGTTGCAGCAGCTGATAACCAGACACCACACAAGACTGTCGAACCTGTTGCCAAGCTTCACAAGATTCTTAAGTTTAGATTAGCATTGGACAATGTGGATGGAGAGAACACAAGATCAACCAGTTCGTAA